Sequence from the Notolabrus celidotus isolate fNotCel1 chromosome 14, fNotCel1.pri, whole genome shotgun sequence genome:
cacaacaagcacacaggtttcccactcACCTGCGTTGTTCaagtgcgctccatcagcacatCGATTGTATGCAACCCCTGGAGAACAAATCTgatatagcagttacttttatttttacttttatttggaaaattgcagttaatgtcttctctgtaattttttcattttggcaagtcatccgcgggccggattggaacctctggtgggatggttttggcccgcgggccatatgtttgacacccctgacttAGAACATGCAGAATGGCATCTCATTAACTGGGCAAACTATCAGTGAATTAAGGAAATTAAGATTATAACAAAgggtgggacaaaatatcaatattttgacGCTTCCCATCCAATATAACTCTCCACATTACCACTTTATGACTCCTTAGTGTTAAAGACATTATATCATTCATTTTACCTCAGCATTTGTACTTTTCACTCAGTCAGATAAATCGcatatccaagcggcaacctcctgtcttagaatatgagtccaatgcagaagtgctaaaaactgcagttcatcaaggatccgcttgaagcaggctccagaagtactggaaaccacatacacaccaattcaaagaagacaatctttacagcagaaatccttccaatgagaggcacagctgacttgattggccggcgagacactgtagctgttggctaggaggctcaaagcccgcctctttacgtcacaatcgctcgatagcagcaatatggctgccgccgccgatctGCCTCAAATCAGCGCTTCAGAAAgaggtgggtgacgtcacagatatatatcaatgttttatacagtctatggttgtatcatcatttgattgtcttgcaatttatttatttcagaatCGCTGTTTTGtcatattattgttatcatgGCTATTTAATGAAGTACCACACACTGTTattttgtatcttattgtactgCATCGTGCTATATTGTGTCTTTTAGTACTGTTTTGTGTCGTATCATTTTCTATCTTAATATATCATATTGTTTCATATTGTATCCTATTATTTTATCTTGTGGTTCCCAAATTAATTGTCACTGTGAGATGAAGACtgacattttttcccccttattGCTACTGTTACCTTGTTGGGGGAACTGTGGTTCAGTTGTAGAGTCAGTCGTCTCTTGATCAATGGGCCGGGGTTCGATCCAGGCCTGCAGTCAACATGGCGATTTGTCATTGGGCACTCACTTAACCCATGAACCCATTAACCGTTGGATTAGTTCAATTTGATGGACTCTTTACAAAGCAGACTTTGCCATGGTGTATCAATATGGTCTGAATGTGACttgtaatgtaaaagcgctttgagtcgTCAGAACACTAGAGGAAACGCTATATAAACAGTACATTTAACATATCATACATCTGTGGCACAAGACAAAATATTCCACTCTTCAATATGACTTTACTCAGCCCTTGTGAGATGGAAAGAATTGTAGTCATAGGGATGAAGATGGGGGTGGCATTGACAAGTACACATGCAGCCCATATTATAATGCCAACAAATACTGCAGAAGGTTTTTTCAAGGCTTGATCCAAAAAGGTTCCCTCAGGTAGGTAATAAACTTTCACATGCAGAAAGATTATAAATGTAAGACGAATTGAGGATGTTCTTGTGATCAAATGGCAGCAGGTGTCCTATGGCAGTGAAGATGTCTAAAACCAGATCATTTGCTTGGAAACACATCGCCTTCTTGTGATGCAGATTTTAAccataatgataattatatGAAGTTTAGAGATATTGCGACATATGTATGATTatgtgttttactttgaaggCAAAGTCACTGTAGTGTCATGACTAtaactacttcctcatagacaTCCTTGAGACAGGTAGCTTTTTGGGTAATGTAGTTTTGATCCTGATAGCTATGCAGATCTTGTAGGCATTGCTACTTCCTTGAAGCCAATAAGGGAAAGCGTATATTATTTCAATTATATTGACAGTTAGtacaatttaaatacatttaaaaaatcagacCCAAATAGTTCAGAGCAtgcctttaatttttttttctgggcTTCAGATAAATGCACTGGAGTTTTATAAATACACAGAGAAAATATTGCATTTACTGTGACCCTATTCTGATCTATGTGCTTTGAGTTTATGTGTTTGCATTATACATTAGACACATTTGCACAATCCAGATAAAATAATTCTGTGAAAGAGACTAACTATTCCCATTCATTATAAAGAACACAATAAGGTTTTACATCAAACATGGGAGCAAGCAGTGGGTTCATTTTTACATCCTTTCTCTATAACAGACCGCCTCTCTCCTGAGATGATCCTGGACAGTCCCAGTAGGAAGAAATAGGGAGAAAAGAAGCGGGTGCTAACATACTCTCCCCATCTTTCCTGTCTATGGTGAGTCCCACAGAGTCTTTATAGTGATGGAACAGTCCGCActgctcctccaacaacaaAGCTGGGTCCTGGAATCCTGAGGATGCAGGGGAACACAGATGGAGAGGGAATAATCAGCGCTTGGAGCTAGGTCGATATGCCCTCTTTTTTCAAATCTAGTTGGATTTGAAACTGTAAAGAGTGTTTTAAGTTGAAGGGTCTGGCTGGCAAATGCCTAAAAAAATTCAGAAAAATATGCACAGAGGAGGAATaatggaataaaaaataaatcaaatagcTTTAAACAATCcatgtgtgtaaactgtggATTCTTATTACAATGAAAAAGTATAACTGTGTTAAGActgaaactcaaaactcacTGTCTGAAGTGTCTGACCCCTTTCTTCTCTGCTCGCCATGTTTGGCACTGAGGGGCTCAGCTCTGCCCTCTGGTGGGCACCACACTGCCAGGAGTCCAGAATTACTcaccctgcaaacacacatacacacacacacgcacgcacacacacacacacacacacacacacacacacacacacacacacacacacacacacacacacacacacacacacacacacacacacacacacacacacagtccataTATGGTCACTTATACTCATATAGTGGTGTCTGTACATACAAATCCAGACTTGAACATCCATAAATCACATCAATCATGTCCCTCCAGATTTTATCATACATGGCCAACAACCTGCCTAATGTGAACCATCTCTGCATACAAAGGTCACCGATCAGGTATCATTGACTCTGCTGCCTTATCACTTTGTACCAGCTGATAACATGGACTGATAGAGATACACTGTGATCCTGTCATGATATAACTCATTTTTCCAGGTAAAGATGTGTTTCTTAATCAGGCCTGACTGAATGACTGACAGAGGAGGCAAAGGTACACACACTCATGTAGAAGTGCAGATACTTAtataaagaaagacaagaaaagtaGAAGTGCTGATTCAACTTCTTCAAAGGTGCATCAAAAGTGAAAAAGAGCAGGCTTTGAATGGTATTTGCCTAATGACAGTAAATTGTGGCCCTCTGAGGGATGATGAGTAAAAAAGTAACTGCATTTCTCAATATATTATGAAGACATTTCAAAGAGTTAATTCTACTGGAAGAAATGCACAGTGACTGTCAAAAGTGAACATCTCGCTGCACTGAATCTGTCCCAGCATTGTCAACACGGCTCACGATGGCGCTAAGTTCCTCCTGTAAGATACAGATTGGCTGTTTccaaaactgcctactatactagcagtacgtactgatttggccagaattcagtatgtagtaagtagtaagtgaacaagagcaaaatctgcagtatgccaaaactccccggatgtctactcaAATTTtcactacatactaaattcaaaagcagtatgtagtaggcaattaGCGCCCCCATGTTACACTCTTGGACGCCTTTGTAAAACATaaaatgccctctggatgctgTTGCAAttgaaaacatgtgaaaaatAACCTTGAAGGTGTCCTACCAGCTGGTTAAATCAACCTGATTTATATTCAGTTGTTATACAGGGTTCAGTTTAAAAATCTGTctcatttgatttttattagTTATATTACGCTTTTCAGTTTTTCAATGATCACGTGGAAAAGAACAGATTATAGCTTACTATAATGTGAGGATAATGCAGGTAGTagtatttattttcagtttattATGTAAGAATAGTTATATGATTTCCTTTTACACAATCAATTTGTCTCATAAATATTCGCCACAGTGCAGGGAATTAGACGTAAGATGCTCAAAATAGCCTGTTACTTCTGCCTCACTTTTGAATGAACCCTACGCTGTAAACTACTGAAACTCTGTAATCCTCAGGCTACCTACTGCCcaggttacaatgttacaatgtcatttagcagacgcttttatccaaagcgacgtacatacgagaacaagaacaacaaaagcaaagatctagacaagaggaaacaagatcagtaagagtaacaaagtgcttcaagtcaatttgggtccaggtactgccaagcagtgtaaaggcaatgcacaaaagtaagtaaggaattttttttttttttaaataaaataaggaaaatataTAATGAAACAAccaacaatttaagaccttccattatcatcatcaacaattaacatcaccacaataattaccaaagtaccaagtgctgggtcactccagagctgaacacagattcccagagtagagcaggacagtgcgagtcaactgtagctggaagacatgatatGCCACTGAGGTTGTCCACTTAAAATCTAAACAAGCCCTCCTTCATTTTCAACAACCTTTAGTTTTGCAAATATGATTACAGAATGccaaggagagacagaaaagtaAAGAGCTTACAAAATGCTGCTAGAGATGCTCATAAATCACAACTTCATGTGAGTTGAggtttttcttttgtctgtttcCTCTGAACACATAAGAGGGTAAAGATATTTATTGTAAACATATTGAGGTGACGTTAAAAGTTGTCCGAAAAATGATTATACAAGTAAAcgacacataaataaaaactctgCTTAAGTGCAGTAGCAGAGTATTTGTGCTTTTCTGCTTCCATCCTCGTATAATTGATAGACACTCACCGGTCCTGAGGGTCTGTAGTCCTGAAGCCTTTAGCAAATGGGTTGCTAGCAATTTTCAGTTTGGTGATCTGaccaaaaaaagaggagagggatgaTAGGTAGTGCATGCTTTCAAACACTAGTATCAAACTGATGTTAACCTGGGTAAAATTTAGTTTGAAGTCATCTTGGGTTTCCTACTCTGTGGTTCTGATAGGCAGTGACAGCCATAAAGCGTGTCTCTGGGAAGGAAAAGGAGCAGAAGTTCCTGTATGCATTTAAGTGGCTGTTAGGACCTGGATCCACATATACCACATGGAAGCGTGGCTGGTAGCGATGCATGGAGTTCAATATCATCTGGCAAGGAggaagtaaaagaaaacatataaccagacattttgaaaagaaaagaacatcAAAATAATGTGTGTCCTGAGCTCCGTCTGCTTTGAAAGGTGGAAGCATGCAGGAGTCACACAGGAGACACTGACTTACATGTCCGTTGTCGTCCAGCAGGTTGTTGGTGAGCTTGAGAGTGTCAAAGGATACAGTCTGCTTCATCCACTGGGCTCCGGAGGCAGGTGAGTCTGGATGGAAATGCATCCTGCTGGGGGCTACAACATCTGCTCGCCCTGCCACCAACCAGGATGAGCTGTGGAAAGCATATCTAATGCACACATATGTACATGTTACAGATGCGTAAAACAGGAGTGTGGTGATGAAGCTTTCTGTTGCAGCCAACAAGCACATACCAAGTTTGCAATTAACAAGTACAAAGAAGAAATATATAGAATATTAtaaataagctttaaaataatggTATGTTGAAAATTGAACATCTCTAGGATACACTAAACACATGTCTGACCTGTATCTTTTATTATCAACAGGAATAAAGTCCATGAGGAGGACGTATTCAGCAGCAGGATCCATCCCAGAGATTTGCACTTGGAATGTAGGAAACATCCTCCTGCAATATGTGAacaatgaaacacacaaagatgaGGCAGTGGAAAGAGAGGAAGCGCTGAGACGTGTACGTTAATGGAAATAGAGTTATTGTTACCTGCCAGCTTTGGTAACAATCATCTCGGTGCCCAGATGGTCAAACTGCTGCCACAGTGCTTGCATCTCCAGCTGAACTCTGACCTCACAGACTTGGGGGGCCTTGGCGCTGGACAGTAACCCCCTGTTTGCACAGCAGGGCAGAGACAGTTCGCAGTTCTGAGACAGCTGTGGAactagagagaagaagagaaagtacAGGGAATGAGTGATgagtggtttgttttgttttccattttgTCTTCAACTCCACTGAGCTCCCATTTCtgatgataaaacaaaaaaattaccGTCCATAATTGAAGGTTTACAAGAGAATCTATAAGAACGAGTTTGCCGTTTGGACTTTTCTCTTCACCCCTGTCTCTTCCGGCAACAAGTAGCAACCTCTGTCATATCTTCAAACCCAACAACAGACCAAATCCCCCCTCCAAAAAAATGTTCTGCAACACAGAACTAAAAGCAAaaatcttcttcctcttccagtGCGAGATGCTGGATTAGATGTACACCCAAAATCTAAAAGTGGCTGCCTGTGTCCAGGAACAAGCTTCTTTTATACACCACAAGACCCTCACAGGGGACCTCTATGCCTGCCTCATCCATTACAATACTCACAGTGCCACTGACATGCACTAATCAAGGCCCGACGCACATGCTGCCCCAAGAACTGTGAATTCAAGTATGTGCAAACacgcaaacacactcacacacgcatcAATTTTCAAGCATTGGGAAATCCTGCCTCTCCTTTCTTATAGCCTAAAGCCTTAAGTGGAGCTTGTCTTGTCCAACCAGTAGGACATTAACAACATCCTAATCAGCCCGGTGTTACTGGGTGTGGACAGATGAAGACAGCAACAAACTCCTTTTATTATTCATAGGCAATATTGTTGGAGCAGAGTTTCAACACCATACCGATTAGTCAGTTATCCCCCACCACCATCTGAAATTAATATATCTGGTTTAGTTTATATACGTATGGAAACATTCTTACATATTCATAAACTTTACTATAGCACACTGTTCAATAGTTCTGGACTTATTTCCAATAAGATATTCCGCCTTTTACTATTCTAAGTTCCCAAATACTGCCTCTGTTGTGCCACACTAAGTTTCGTGTCACATGCACCTATGATAAACGTGCATACCATTCTACAGAACATACAAAGTAAACCTTAAATGAAATATGTTTTGACTAATTAAAAGTTGTGTGATTACAGCTGAGTGAAGGTGTTTAGTGGTTTGGTTGTggtgttttgtgtgtctgtctggcCTCCTGCGGCTCTGTGATGGGGCGGTGTTGAAGTGATCTAGCCTGAGGGATTTCAAAGGACTTTTCCCTTATAAAACACCAAAACTTAAGTGAGTCAATAGACCAGCTCAGGTCATTAATCACAGCTTTCATGACCACAGGCAGAAATAACTCATATGTTATTGGGTGTCCCTCTTAAGTAGAACTGATTGTATTAATATTGTTCCTCTCAAACTGACCTAGTGATCAATAATGACCTCTTCAAAGGGCTGTCTGTGTGATACAGCACTTGAATAATGCTGAAGGTTTTCTGTTATATTCATacaatgttatttttaaagctcctgtaagtaacttttggtttgtgtcagttttggcGCCCCTTGCTGACAAAACAGTACTTATCATCTCTGATGATTTTGTCCTGTTCATATGTAAATTATGCTTTTTTTAACACCAAATCTCATTTGGCTTTCTCAAAATATCACTCATCGAGAATATCTCCTGAAGGAAACGTAAAAAGGAGCTGTTTTGGCAGTATGCAATTGATCActtcgtctgacacctacccccaagCAGCGATTTTCAGcatttaaaataactaaatTATACAGAAATGATTAGTCTTTATActgatggccttgtttgctttGGCCGGTCCTCATGATATTCAGCCGTACTTCTTACAAATTGCTGCTGATATATAACTGCTGAGCcattaacttctatttttagcAGTCATAGTCAGATACCTGAGGTCTAGAAGGCAGCTTATTATACTCCAATATTAAAAGGTGAAGATGCTTCAAGTCCAAGCGATTACAGGCCCATATCCAAGCTCTCAGAGCCAGCAAAGACAGTGGAAGGGCTCAGtgaacaaaatatatttcaacatGGCATTCTCAATGACCTGCAGTCTgggcaacaaaaaaaacacagtacaGCAGCCTCTATAATGAAGGTCTTAAATGATATCATAAATTCTAGGTCctaatttatttgttatttatatcAATAATTGATGTAAAGGGGCTGCAGTtggtagtgctgttgccttaCAGCAAGAAGATTCCTGGTTTGAGTCACCGGTTGGGCAGGTGCCCTTCTGTGTggaatttgcatgttctccccgtgcatgcgtgggttctctccgggtactccggctccatcccacagtccaaaagcaTGCTCActaggttaattggtcactctaaagtgtgagtgtgtgcgtgaatggttgactgtctttccatgtttgccctgagatgggttggcgacctgtcgaggatgtaccctgccttccacccaagGTCAGCTTGGATTGGCTCCAGCCTCTCGTGACCCCgaacgggataagtggtcaagataatagATGGATGAATTTATATAAAATTATCATCTTAcaaagtttcatttttacaCTGAAGTTAATTTTATAGACTTTATCGTTTTCCCTATCAGATGCAACTAACAACCTACAAGCTGCTTTCAATGTCATCCACTCTAATCTGTTTAAACTAAGGATGGTTGGCATGCCAACAAGACTAAGATGATGTGCTTCAGGTCTAAGAGGACCGCCAAGATATGATTGTCagatctttattttttcagatgAGGTGATTTGAATGGGCCCCAACATTTAAATACCAGGGTTTTTAAAATAGATCTTTTAATCATCCCCAGGAGTCAAACaaaaaactgagggtgaagttgCGTTTCTTTTGTTGCTCAGAAGAAAACTCATCCAATCAACCATTATCACCTCTCGACTATGGTGATATTCTTCACATAcatgcatcctcagcctctctgaaaatgttggacccGGTGTCCCATGCTGCATTACGATTTGCCTCTGGTTTATGTTTTCACACACATAGCTGTGTCTTGTATGAAAATGTAGGTTTGTCTTCCTTACATAACAGAAGAGTGGAGCATTGGAATGTCTTATTCATTTTCTCTGCTAATCTCTCAAACTGTCAGTGGCTGTAACCTTCAGACTCATGGACACATTGTGTGTGTCATTCCTCTGActcactctgtctttggtaaaagtgcttttaatgtttttactcCCTCATCTTAGTCTGAGCTACAAAGTAGCCTAAAACAGGATTATTTTATCAGtctggaggattttaaaactagatTTAAGGATTGTTTGGCCAGTGTATGCACATGTTTTACTGCTGAACGCTGATCATTTATTGGTTGATGTGA
This genomic interval carries:
- the LOC117825852 gene encoding T-box transcription factor TBX1-A, with translation MDVPQLSQNCELSLPCCANRGLLSSAKAPQVCEVRVQLEMQALWQQFDHLGTEMIVTKAGRRMFPTFQVQISGMDPAAEYVLLMDFIPVDNKRYRYAFHSSSWLVAGRADVVAPSRMHFHPDSPASGAQWMKQTVSFDTLKLTNNLLDDNGHMILNSMHRYQPRFHVVYVDPGPNSHLNAYRNFCSFSFPETRFMAVTAYQNHRITKLKIASNPFAKGFRTTDPQDRVSNSGLLAVWCPPEGRAEPLSAKHGEQRRKGSDTSDRFQDPALLLEEQCGLFHHYKDSVGLTIDRKDGESMLAPASFLPISSYWDCPGSSQERGGLL